The genomic window CGCGAGCCGGCCGCGTAAGGCAGTTCCGCCTGATTTCAGAGCCGCGGCAGATAGGTGCGGTAGTCGAAATCCGAAACCGTGCGCAGATGCGCGAGCGCTTCCTTGCGCTTGGTGTCGCCATAGAGCGCCTGATAGCGTGCGCCGAAGATATCGGCGATGAAGCGCGAACCGCGGAAAGCCTCGACGGCGCTCAGGAAATCATGCGTCAGCCGCGGCGTATTCGCAGGCGTATGCGAGGGCGTCGTCTCCTCGCCGGGATCGAGCTCGCCATCGAGACCGATGAGCATGCCGCCAAGGATTGCAGCCAGCAGCAGATAGGGATTGGTGTCGGCGCCCGCGACGCGATGCTCGATGCGCGCGGCTGGTCCGTCCTTATCGGGTATGCGGATCGCCGTACCGCGATGGCCGGTGCCCCAGGTGAGATCAACGGGTGCAAAGGAACCCGGCTGAAAGCGCCGGTAGGAATTGGCGAACGGGGCGAAGATCAGCTGCGCCTCGCGCATGGTATCGAGCAGGCCTGCCGTGACCGATTTGATGAGCTTCGGCTCACCGCCCTTGGCATCGAGGATGTTGCGGCCTTGTCCGTCGATGATGCTCGCATGAACATGCAGGCCGGAGCCGGCATGTTCGGAATAGGGCTTGGCCATGCAGGTCGATTTCAGTCCGTGGCGTCGCGCCGCCTGCTCGGCGACGCGCTTGAGATAGAGACAGTCGTCGGCCGCTGCCAACGCGTCGGGACGGTGCGTAAGGTTGACCTCGAACTGGCCGGGGCCGAACTCCGCGGTCGTCGCGTCCGCCGGCAGACCCTGCGCCCTGGCATAGGCTCTGAGTGTCCGGAGATAGCCATCGAGCGCATCGACGGCGCTCATGTCGTAAAGCTGGAAGCCGTTCGGTTCGCCGCGATAGG from Rhizobium sp. Pop5 includes these protein-coding regions:
- a CDS encoding glutamine synthetase family protein, with translation MASDRMDGKTEGGDPRFEILLVGMNGDLRGKQLPSGAEDKVWAGETRLPTSTQSLDIWGDDNDDITGVSLTIGDPDGKLIADRRSLVPMPWAPEGSMQVLATMHEFDGSPSFMDPRAILASVLERYAARGLTPVVATELEFYIMAGNWRETGRPSPPESLTYRGEPNGFQLYDMSAVDALDGYLRTLRAYARAQGLPADATTAEFGPGQFEVNLTHRPDALAAADDCLYLKRVAEQAARRHGLKSTCMAKPYSEHAGSGLHVHASIIDGQGRNILDAKGGEPKLIKSVTAGLLDTMREAQLIFAPFANSYRRFQPGSFAPVDLTWGTGHRGTAIRIPDKDGPAARIEHRVAGADTNPYLLLAAILGGMLIGLDGELDPGEETTPSHTPANTPRLTHDFLSAVEAFRGSRFIADIFGARYQALYGDTKRKEALAHLRTVSDFDYRTYLPRL